Proteins from one Prevotella sp. E2-28 genomic window:
- a CDS encoding TonB-dependent receptor, whose amino-acid sequence MKDAMKLLCKLCLLAALFVLAPPELLAQTTAKGQVFDQTGETVIGATVVEKGNPQNAVVTDFDGNFTLNLKKGKTVIISYIGTKPAEVAAGPNMKVVLEDDSNLMDEVVVVGYTSKARKDLTGSVGSISGKKLEAVPVTSAAVALQGKISGVQVTTVDGQPGADVNIRVRGGTSVTQENKPLFIVDGFQVDNINDIPPSDIASIDVLKDASLTAIYGAKGGNGVVVVTTKSAQAGAVKVSFNGNLSISHLSKKLDLMDARQFAEYQFQYHGAQGYGNSQTKFFKGNFGNPNDLDMYDTLPTYDWQDEVMGETPINYSSNITIGGGSDKAKFNISLTQSEDKGIILGSGVRRTNLNVKTDIQITNNLKMQFNPKFTFRRDEGAGGDNVGTGGIIDVLRYRPTNGMREYGYVDPAYADPDVEELFNMTNPKSDIAINQLKKHSYTYTNGLAFDWKPIKGLTLRTEGTIGLQWTDNSRFYGALTKKGIQNNTQPLAEITNTSRLSYVWTNTANYSMTLEDKHNLAFLLGQEVNHSQRRTNFMSNRYFPRSFTAQEAWDNMGFGTPYQANTSLSTADRTASFFGQASYNFDHKYLVSATFRADGSTKFAPGNQWGYFPSVSGAWVMSEEPFMKNIKWISQLKIRAAYGLAGNNRISDDMWRVLYKINSEGGPGFGETTELGAQYYGNNGGSSFTNRDIKWETTITRNLAADITLFNGRLTITPEFYWNTTRDLLYKSDLPSVIGYTTQMQNIGQVTNKGIEISISGDILQGKDFVLSGSFTFGHNKMKIDKLNGTDQVIWDQNDRWKSSYNDYCLKVGDEVGLIYGFVYDGIYGFDEFYYESSSNYTALPWGSSIADNERMNIQPREDGYVTVINDVSSTTFGKATLPGRIKFKDLDGDGRITENDRTVIGNTNPKFQGGFGLSGQYKDFDFNANFTYMVDFDINNATAYALSSAIDNKNKFYNVLAKFADGWQYNDMDGSITGTVGDQYYRNSQPQSGIASIDAYRQANEGRTLWNPQDVTKNITHSYFIEDGSFLRCNDVTIGYTLPKKKTQKWGISKARFYVSTSNLFIITKYSGYDPEVDIQTGLTCGMDYNRYPRCRSFVFGTNITF is encoded by the coding sequence ATGAAGGACGCAATGAAATTATTGTGCAAACTATGTCTTTTGGCAGCGTTATTTGTGCTCGCTCCCCCCGAGCTGCTAGCACAGACTACAGCAAAAGGACAGGTCTTCGACCAAACAGGCGAAACCGTCATTGGTGCTACCGTTGTGGAAAAAGGTAATCCACAGAACGCAGTAGTGACCGACTTCGACGGAAACTTCACGCTGAACCTGAAAAAGGGTAAGACCGTGATTATCTCATACATCGGAACAAAGCCCGCTGAAGTGGCTGCCGGTCCGAATATGAAAGTCGTGCTGGAAGATGACAGTAACCTGATGGACGAAGTGGTGGTAGTTGGTTATACCAGCAAAGCCCGTAAAGACCTGACCGGATCAGTAGGTTCTATCTCTGGTAAGAAACTGGAGGCAGTACCTGTGACCTCGGCAGCTGTAGCCCTGCAAGGAAAGATTTCAGGTGTGCAGGTAACCACAGTCGATGGTCAGCCTGGTGCAGATGTCAACATCCGCGTACGTGGAGGTACCTCTGTGACTCAGGAAAACAAGCCATTATTCATTGTTGACGGTTTCCAAGTAGATAACATTAACGACATTCCCCCTTCAGATATTGCTTCTATTGATGTACTGAAAGATGCCTCTCTGACCGCCATCTATGGTGCAAAGGGTGGTAATGGTGTTGTGGTAGTAACCACCAAGTCGGCACAGGCTGGTGCTGTGAAGGTTAGTTTCAACGGCAACCTGAGTATCAGTCATTTGTCAAAGAAACTTGATCTGATGGATGCTCGCCAGTTTGCTGAATACCAGTTCCAGTATCATGGCGCACAGGGTTACGGCAATAGCCAGACCAAGTTCTTCAAGGGCAACTTCGGTAACCCTAATGACTTGGATATGTATGACACTCTGCCCACATACGATTGGCAGGATGAGGTGATGGGTGAAACACCTATCAACTACTCTTCCAACATAACTATCGGTGGAGGATCAGATAAGGCTAAGTTCAATATCTCATTGACCCAGAGCGAGGACAAGGGTATCATCCTGGGCTCAGGCGTTCGCCGTACCAACCTGAACGTCAAGACGGACATACAGATAACGAACAACCTGAAGATGCAATTCAACCCCAAATTCACCTTCCGCCGTGATGAAGGCGCAGGTGGTGACAATGTGGGAACAGGTGGTATTATCGACGTTCTGCGCTACCGTCCTACCAATGGTATGCGCGAATATGGCTATGTTGACCCTGCATACGCAGACCCTGACGTAGAAGAACTGTTCAACATGACAAATCCAAAGAGCGATATTGCCATCAACCAGTTGAAAAAGCACTCCTATACCTATACGAACGGTCTGGCCTTTGACTGGAAACCCATCAAGGGACTGACGCTTCGTACTGAGGGAACTATCGGTTTGCAGTGGACAGACAACAGCCGTTTCTACGGAGCACTTACCAAGAAAGGTATCCAGAACAACACTCAGCCACTGGCTGAGATTACTAACACGAGCAGACTGAGTTATGTTTGGACCAACACCGCAAACTACAGTATGACACTGGAGGACAAACATAACCTGGCGTTCTTGCTCGGTCAGGAGGTCAACCATTCGCAGAGACGTACCAACTTCATGTCCAACAGATACTTTCCCCGCTCATTTACAGCACAGGAAGCATGGGACAATATGGGATTCGGTACTCCTTATCAGGCTAACACCTCCCTCTCTACGGCAGACCGCACAGCCTCTTTCTTCGGACAGGCCAGCTACAACTTCGATCACAAGTATCTGGTTTCAGCTACGTTCCGTGCTGACGGCAGCACCAAGTTTGCTCCTGGCAATCAATGGGGCTACTTCCCCTCTGTCTCAGGTGCATGGGTCATGTCGGAAGAGCCGTTCATGAAAAATATCAAATGGATTAGCCAATTGAAGATTCGCGCAGCCTACGGTCTGGCCGGTAATAACCGTATCAGCGATGATATGTGGCGCGTACTTTATAAGATCAACTCTGAAGGCGGTCCTGGCTTTGGCGAGACTACTGAGTTGGGCGCACAATACTACGGTAACAATGGTGGAAGCAGCTTCACCAACCGTGATATTAAGTGGGAGACAACTATTACCCGCAACCTTGCTGCCGACATCACGCTGTTTAACGGCAGACTGACCATCACGCCCGAATTCTATTGGAACACCACACGCGACTTGCTTTACAAGAGCGACCTGCCCTCAGTCATCGGCTACACCACGCAGATGCAGAACATCGGCCAGGTAACGAACAAGGGTATTGAAATCTCTATCAGCGGTGATATTCTTCAGGGAAAAGACTTCGTACTCTCTGGCAGCTTCACCTTCGGACACAACAAGATGAAGATTGACAAGCTGAACGGAACCGACCAAGTCATCTGGGACCAGAACGACCGTTGGAAGTCCAGTTATAATGACTACTGCCTGAAGGTTGGCGACGAAGTAGGTCTTATCTATGGCTTCGTTTATGACGGCATCTACGGATTTGATGAATTCTACTATGAATCCTCCAGCAATTATACAGCACTGCCTTGGGGTTCGAGCATTGCCGACAACGAGCGTATGAATATCCAGCCTCGTGAGGATGGCTATGTGACGGTGATCAACGATGTATCATCAACAACCTTCGGCAAGGCCACATTGCCTGGTCGCATCAAGTTCAAGGATTTGGATGGTGACGGACGTATCACTGAGAACGACCGTACCGTGATTGGTAATACGAACCCGAAATTCCAAGGTGGTTTTGGATTAAGCGGACAGTATAAGGATTTCGACTTCAATGCCAACTTCACCTATATGGTTGACTTTGACATCAATAATGCTACGGCATACGCACTATCATCTGCTATTGACAACAAGAACAAGTTCTACAATGTCCTTGCGAAGTTCGCTGACGGTTGGCAGTATAACGATATGGACGGCAGTATCACCGGTACTGTAGGTGATCAATACTACAGGAATTCGCAACCACAGTCAGGTATTGCTTCCATTGATGCTTACCGACAGGCCAACGAAGGCAGGACTCTGTGGAATCCGCAGGATGTCACCAAAAACATCACGCACTCCTACTTCATTGAGGACGGTTCGTTCCTGCGCTGCAATGATGTTACTATCGGTTACACACTG